From the Paenibacillus sp. R14(2021) genome, the window TTTCAATATTAAAATGATTTGATTTGCTTATTAAACTCTCCGATGCAAATATATAATCGATATGATATGGTTTCTTTGGACTATTGTGGAGATACGTATAAACTGTTTCTTTTCCAGTCTCTTCTCCAGACATTTTATGATATACACTTGAAATGTTTTTCCTCATCAGTAATTCTACAACGGTTGAATGATTTTTCCTTCTTAAATTATCCCATATCGCATTACTATTGAAATCACCTGCAATGATACATTTCTCGTTAAGTAGGTGTTCATATCTTAAAAGGGCGAGATATAATTGGCCAATATAAGTCTCTTCTTTTCTCATGCTTTTGTTGCCTTTTGTCCAAACGGCAAATAATAAAAACGACTCATCATCATTAGATACGACTACAGGAACTATATACTGAAACTCTTCTGTATAATTCTCATGAATTTTTAATTTATATTTTTCATTAAGCGAGAAAATTCCTAGCCCTTTTTTACCATCTAACCCAACCCATTTAAAGTCGTTGTAAAAAACTTCATGCTTCTTTTTTGAAAGGTCTTCGCATTCTGGAATTACCATAATGTCGGGATTGTACCTGTACATCTTCTTATATTTATTTCGAAAGGCCATTCGACAATTCCAAGATACAATCCTCAACGAAATCACTCTTTCCCATTAAGTTCACTTGAAAAGCATTTAATCATCTTGTTTTACGATCTGAACGTTTTGCCTTTGCTTCAACCGTTGTCCTGAAAGTAAATCCATATTGCTTCTTATCATCATCAATTCCAGAATTAATTACATTGTAAATGAATTTGTTACTATAGCCATTAAATAGATCAAGCCCTCTGAGGTATCTAAAACACTCCTGGAGGTGCTTAAATTCTCTTTCTGGAAGATCATTTTCTATAAGAAACACAGGAATCCAATTTGAATTTGACCTTGAATTAATTGCCGACACTTACATTCCCCTTTTCACGTAACCGAAGTATTTACATTAATTGTAACAGAAATACAGCATGAGCACCTTTCTTCATGTCGTTTTATCACCGTCTGGATACTTTTCAATATGGTTAGAAATCGCTGATCCTGCTCCTCGATTATCGGAAGGTGTGATGTACCATATATCAGCACCTATACCACCTTTTACTGGCCATTCATCACGATCATATCCCACTCTTCGTTGGAATGCCCTTTAGTGACTCTTTATGATGCTCATGTTCAGTGAAAATAAAGTATTAGACTGGATATCCTTATTCAGTGCAAGTCTTCGAATCGATTGATCGTCAGACTCTATAAAATAAGTGTTAGACTGACCATGGAATTGAAACAGCGGCAGCCAAGGACGAGAAAATAAAGTCCTAGACTGCCGCTGCTTCATTCAACTATCGTTCCCCGTTAGGATTCCTGTAGAGTGTTAATTTTGCGCTTTGCACAAAAACGAGCGACTCCGGTACGATGGGTTAGTCACGGGTCATAGCCCTTTAGCCATCTTAAGGAGGTCGCTCTATCTTGAAGTTTAAAGCTCAAGCCAAACAAAATCAACTGCTCGAACGCATTTCAACCCAGCACCTTGTCGTCGGTATCGACATCGCCCAGCAGTCCCATGTTGCTCGCGCCGTCAACTTCCGTGGAATCCTGCTCGGCACTCCGCTTCACTTCTCCAACGACGATGCCGGCTTCTGCCTACTGCTGCAGTGGATGAAAGATCTACACGAAACGCACCAGCTAAGCGACACCATCATCGGCATGGAACCAACCGGCCACTACTGGCTCAGCCTCGCTGCCTGGCTCAAAGATCGCCACCTCGAGGTCGTGTTGGTGAATCCTCATCTCGTCAAAAAGAACAAGGAAAACCGAGACAATACACCATCCAAAAGCGACATCAAAGATGCCTTTGTTATCGCCGACATGGTGAAAAACGGCTACTACTCCTTCATCAAAGAAACCAGTGAAGTGTTCATGGAACTACGTGTTCTCATGGCGAACCGAGAGACAATTGTTCATCGTCTCGTCAGCGTTAAGAACCAGATCCACCGCTGGGTCGACATTGTGTTCCCCGAGCTGCGGCAGGTATACAAGCACCTCATTGGCTCCGGATCGTTAGCTACTCTGCGTCTCTTTCCTACACCTGCCGATCTTCAAAAGCTCACCGTTCGCCAGGTAGTCGACGGTTGGAAAACGATCATGAAGCGGCATAGCGGTGAACGAAGAGCTGGCGAGCTGCTGGCTCTGGCAGCTCGCTCTGTCGGCGCCAAGCATGCCGAGCGAGCCTACAAGCTTCATCTGCAACAGCTGCTGGCGGAATATGATCTGGCTATGGAGCAGCTGCAGGTCATTGAGGCTGAAGTCACGGCTGCACTGGTCCGGATCCCGCTAGCCGAGCCGCTGCTGGCC encodes:
- a CDS encoding endonuclease/exonuclease/phosphatase family protein — encoded protein: MAFRNKYKKMYRYNPDIMVIPECEDLSKKKHEVFYNDFKWVGLDGKKGLGIFSLNEKYKLKIHENYTEEFQYIVPVVVSNDDESFLLFAVWTKGNKSMRKEETYIGQLYLALLRYEHLLNEKCIIAGDFNSNAIWDNLRRKNHSTVVELLMRKNISSVYHKMSGEETGKETVYTYLHNSPKKPYHIDYIFASESLISKSNHFNIESLALLSELNSDHVPLIFEFK
- a CDS encoding IS110 family transposase, with the translated sequence MKFKAQAKQNQLLERISTQHLVVGIDIAQQSHVARAVNFRGILLGTPLHFSNDDAGFCLLLQWMKDLHETHQLSDTIIGMEPTGHYWLSLAAWLKDRHLEVVLVNPHLVKKNKENRDNTPSKSDIKDAFVIADMVKNGYYSFIKETSEVFMELRVLMANRETIVHRLVSVKNQIHRWVDIVFPELRQVYKHLIGSGSLATLRLFPTPADLQKLTVRQVVDGWKTIMKRHSGERRAGELLALAARSVGAKHAERAYKLHLQQLLAEYDLAMEQLQVIEAEVTAALVRIPLAEPLLAIKGMSILSVAGILGEAGDLSGYAHGNALLRHAGLNLTEASSGKWKGQMSISKRGRPRLRHALFMATMALIMNDVSFKRQHEMNVKTKSMKPMRSVMKLCGKLARLLVAMAQSGETYEPDRALPMKQAA